From a region of the uncultured Draconibacterium sp. genome:
- a CDS encoding glycosyltransferase family 2 protein, whose product MTKINCFVPAAAWSQVANMIGELQANPSINKIFLPENVAKEAGVKAEAFSFETLTSTATVKAMAALAEDADYVLLLTKVTAVKLGQFAIERLVDTAELTGAVKVYSDYYEVKEGKLATHPVIDYQEGSLRDDFNFGPLVLYKANAFRTAVKNMTQDFEHAGMYYLRLKVAQQGELFRIPEFLYTIDETDNRKSGQKIFDYVDPKNRQVQVEMEQAATEHLKDVGAWLSPDFTPVELNEKAFAKKASVIIPVRNREKTIADAIESVLMQKTNFDFNLIIIDNHSTDKTTSIIKSFAEKDERVLHIIPVREDLGIGGCWNLGVHDSRCGMIAMQLDSDDIYKDENTLQKVVDVFEAEKCAMVVGTYQLVNFDLEEIPPGIIDHKEWTPDNGKNNALRINGLGAPRAFYTPVLRDVKIPNTSYGEDYAVGLAISRDYQIGRIYDNLYLCRRWDDNSDAALDIVKMNAHNTYKDRIRTIELKARQKKNRG is encoded by the coding sequence ATGACTAAAATTAACTGTTTCGTACCCGCCGCAGCATGGTCGCAAGTGGCGAATATGATTGGAGAATTACAAGCCAATCCTTCAATAAATAAAATATTTTTACCCGAAAATGTGGCCAAAGAAGCCGGCGTAAAAGCAGAAGCTTTTTCGTTTGAAACACTAACTTCTACTGCAACGGTAAAAGCTATGGCTGCTTTAGCTGAAGATGCCGATTACGTTTTATTGCTGACTAAAGTAACTGCCGTAAAACTAGGGCAATTTGCCATCGAGCGTTTGGTGGACACAGCAGAATTAACCGGCGCCGTAAAAGTGTATTCCGATTATTATGAGGTGAAAGAAGGCAAGCTGGCAACGCATCCGGTGATTGATTACCAGGAAGGTAGTTTACGCGACGACTTTAATTTTGGTCCGCTGGTGTTGTATAAGGCTAATGCATTCAGAACAGCTGTAAAAAACATGACACAGGATTTTGAACATGCCGGAATGTATTACCTTCGTTTAAAGGTGGCGCAGCAAGGCGAATTGTTCCGCATTCCTGAGTTCTTATATACCATTGATGAAACCGACAACCGCAAGAGTGGCCAGAAAATATTTGATTATGTAGATCCGAAAAACCGCCAGGTGCAGGTTGAAATGGAGCAGGCAGCAACCGAACATTTAAAAGATGTGGGCGCCTGGTTAAGTCCTGATTTTACTCCGGTCGAGTTGAATGAAAAGGCTTTTGCAAAAAAAGCTTCGGTAATCATTCCGGTGCGAAACCGTGAAAAAACAATCGCTGATGCTATCGAATCGGTACTGATGCAAAAAACGAATTTCGATTTTAACCTCATCATTATTGATAATCACTCTACTGATAAAACCACTTCAATCATTAAATCTTTTGCTGAAAAAGATGAGCGTGTGTTACACATTATCCCGGTTCGTGAAGATCTTGGTATTGGCGGATGTTGGAACCTTGGTGTTCACGATTCGCGTTGTGGAATGATTGCCATGCAGTTGGACAGTGACGATATATATAAAGACGAAAATACCTTGCAAAAAGTGGTTGATGTTTTTGAAGCCGAAAAATGTGCCATGGTTGTAGGCACCTATCAGCTGGTGAATTTTGATTTGGAGGAAATACCACCGGGTATTATCGACCATAAAGAGTGGACACCAGACAATGGTAAGAACAATGCTTTACGAATTAACGGTTTAGGCGCGCCGCGTGCTTTCTACACGCCGGTGCTGCGCGATGTGAAAATTCCGAATACCAGCTACGGTGAAGATTATGCCGTTGGTTTGGCTATTTCGAGAGATTACCAGATCGGCCGTATTTACGACAATCTTTACCTGTGCCGCCGCTGGGACGATAACTCGGATGCCGCGCTGGATATTGTGAAAATGAATGCACACAATACCTACAAAGACAGGATTCGTACCATTGAATTAAAAGCCCGTCAAAAGAAAAACAGAGGATAA
- a CDS encoding DUF4922 domain-containing protein, whose translation MNSISKEIKQLLSDQKTEWELAGKNFAGLENVQVREFQFEGFSVKVQFNPGRIVSSAAKVDKKSIEARPCFLCAANRPPEQRGVTFGDYEVLVNPFPIFPEHFTIPAFAHTPQQIKGNLGNMLDLAQAMEGFTLFYNGPKCGASAPDHFHFQAGNAGFMPLDEETATLKEKYGDEWEKDDVNYSAIKDGLRNFLVLESANKMALINAFAHIYSALDDPQSDEEPMLNILTRYENNGWRILVFPRALHRPSQYFAEGVENILISPASVDMGGVLITPQEKDFLKIGKADIESILKQVFLPEDQFDKLIVKLKQ comes from the coding sequence ATGAACTCAATTTCAAAAGAAATAAAACAACTCCTTTCCGATCAGAAAACAGAATGGGAACTGGCAGGAAAGAATTTCGCCGGACTGGAAAACGTGCAGGTGCGCGAATTTCAGTTTGAAGGATTTTCGGTAAAAGTGCAGTTTAATCCCGGACGAATTGTTTCGTCGGCAGCCAAAGTGGATAAAAAATCGATTGAAGCCCGGCCGTGTTTTTTGTGTGCGGCCAATCGACCTCCAGAGCAGCGTGGAGTAACTTTTGGCGATTACGAGGTGTTGGTAAATCCGTTCCCGATATTCCCTGAGCATTTTACGATTCCGGCTTTTGCACATACGCCACAGCAAATAAAAGGCAACCTTGGCAATATGCTCGATCTGGCACAGGCGATGGAAGGTTTTACCTTGTTTTACAACGGACCAAAATGTGGTGCGTCGGCACCCGATCATTTTCATTTTCAGGCCGGAAATGCTGGTTTTATGCCGTTGGATGAAGAAACAGCCACATTAAAAGAAAAATATGGCGATGAGTGGGAAAAAGATGATGTGAATTACAGCGCCATAAAAGATGGACTTCGCAACTTTTTGGTGCTGGAGTCGGCCAATAAAATGGCTTTGATTAATGCTTTTGCCCACATCTATTCAGCACTTGATGATCCACAAAGTGATGAGGAACCAATGCTGAATATTCTTACACGGTACGAAAATAATGGCTGGAGGATACTTGTTTTTCCACGTGCCTTACATCGTCCGTCGCAGTATTTTGCCGAAGGAGTGGAGAATATTCTGATCAGTCCGGCTTCGGTTGATATGGGTGGTGTGTTGATCACCCCCCAGGAGAAGGATTTTTTGAAGATCGGGAAAGCCGATATTGAAAGTATACTAAAACAGGTTTTTTTGCCTGAAGATCAATTTGATAAGCTAATCGTAAAACTTAAACAATGA
- the murQ gene encoding N-acetylmuramic acid 6-phosphate etherase, which yields MRVTESSSLYDNLDQMTVEELLTGINNEDAKIHVAVQKEIPQIEKLVSQLVDRVKSGGRLFYLGAGTSGRLGILDASEIPPTYGMPDGVVIGLIAGGDKAIRKAVEAAEDNIHGGWEDLQKFNVNDKDTIVGIAASGGTPYVIGALKDGNTNGLLTACITCNPNSEIAKVAKIAIEPIVGPEFVTGSTRMKAGTAQKMVLNMITTSLMIKLGRVKGNKMVDMQLTNKKLVERGSKMIVDELGIEFEEAKRLLLLHGSVRAVLDNYKK from the coding sequence ATGAGGGTCACAGAATCATCATCTTTATACGACAACCTCGACCAGATGACAGTTGAAGAGCTGTTAACCGGAATTAACAACGAGGATGCAAAAATACACGTTGCCGTACAAAAAGAAATTCCACAGATAGAAAAATTAGTAAGTCAACTTGTTGACCGCGTAAAATCGGGTGGTCGTCTGTTCTACTTGGGTGCAGGCACCAGCGGACGACTGGGAATTCTTGATGCATCGGAAATACCGCCAACCTATGGCATGCCCGACGGTGTTGTAATTGGTCTTATTGCCGGTGGCGACAAAGCCATACGAAAAGCAGTTGAGGCCGCCGAAGATAATATTCACGGTGGTTGGGAAGATCTTCAAAAGTTTAATGTAAACGACAAAGACACCATTGTTGGAATTGCAGCGTCAGGTGGAACACCTTATGTTATTGGAGCGCTAAAAGACGGTAACACCAACGGATTGCTGACCGCCTGCATCACCTGTAATCCCAATTCAGAAATTGCAAAGGTGGCAAAGATCGCCATTGAACCAATTGTAGGCCCTGAATTTGTAACCGGAAGCACGCGCATGAAAGCAGGAACAGCGCAAAAAATGGTGCTGAATATGATCACCACCTCATTAATGATAAAACTGGGTCGTGTAAAAGGCAACAAAATGGTAGACATGCAACTTACCAACAAAAAGCTGGTTGAGCGGGGATCGAAAATGATTGTTGATGAACTGGGCATTGAGTTTGAGGAAGCCAAACGACTTTTACTTTTACACGGATCAGTCCGTGCAGTACTGGATAATTATAAGAAATAA
- a CDS encoding dipeptide epimerase, which translates to MQLRFKPFELQLKHAFTLATSSRTTTPVMLVELEHDGLIGYGEASMPPYLGESHETVARFLKKVDLSGFNDPFRMDEILEYVDQLEPGNRAAKASIDIALHDLVGKILGQPWYKIWGLKPEDTPYTTYTIGIDTREMVIEKTREAAGFKMLKVKMGRDNDKELIETIRSVTDVSLCVDVNQGWKDKHEALEMIHWMNEKGIVFVEQPMPKEQLDDMAWLTAHSPLPTIADEAFQRIYDIPKFKDVYSGINIKLMKSTGMREAKKMVDVARALDMKVMIGCMTETSCAVSAAAQLSPIVDWADLDGALLISNDIFNGMKVIDGKVTLNDLPGIGVEKI; encoded by the coding sequence ATGCAATTACGTTTTAAACCTTTTGAGCTTCAGTTAAAACATGCTTTTACGCTGGCGACAAGTTCGCGTACAACTACGCCTGTAATGTTGGTTGAATTGGAACACGACGGGTTAATCGGATACGGCGAAGCTTCCATGCCACCTTATTTGGGCGAATCGCACGAAACAGTTGCGCGCTTTTTGAAAAAAGTGGACTTATCGGGTTTTAACGATCCGTTCCGCATGGATGAGATTCTTGAATATGTGGATCAGCTAGAGCCGGGAAATCGCGCCGCCAAAGCAAGTATTGATATTGCATTGCACGATCTGGTGGGTAAAATATTGGGGCAGCCGTGGTATAAAATCTGGGGATTAAAACCTGAAGACACGCCTTACACAACCTACACTATTGGTATTGATACGCGCGAAATGGTAATTGAAAAAACCAGAGAGGCCGCCGGGTTTAAAATGCTAAAGGTTAAAATGGGGCGCGATAACGACAAAGAACTGATTGAAACCATTCGATCGGTTACCGATGTGTCTTTGTGTGTGGATGTGAACCAGGGTTGGAAAGATAAACATGAAGCGCTGGAAATGATCCACTGGATGAACGAAAAAGGGATTGTTTTTGTAGAGCAGCCCATGCCAAAAGAACAGTTGGATGATATGGCCTGGCTAACGGCACACAGCCCACTGCCAACCATTGCCGATGAAGCCTTTCAGCGCATTTATGATATCCCGAAATTTAAAGATGTTTACTCCGGAATAAATATTAAACTGATGAAAAGCACCGGCATGCGGGAAGCTAAAAAAATGGTAGATGTGGCACGGGCGCTCGATATGAAAGTAATGATTGGCTGTATGACTGAAACCTCGTGTGCCGTGTCGGCGGCTGCACAACTTTCGCCAATAGTTGATTGGGCCGACCTTGACGGCGCGTTGCTTATCTCAAACGATATTTTTAATGGAATGAAAGTGATTGACGGAAAAGTCACGTTAAATGATCTCCCGGGAATTGGGGTAGAAAAGATTTAA
- a CDS encoding SpoIID/LytB domain-containing protein: MSIPNIHVGIMSADKIDFNFQGEYLLVGTDHVLAGEGSVCIENEKIQLAGKEISQNKLYFVPLEKGKSEFELKDVTIGVNFHWEQKEDQKFQGALKFIIEEDKITAVNILSIEDYLISVISSEMSAKSSLDLLKAHAIISRSWLIAQIEKQDKLTDAGETYESTFKSDEEYIKWYDREDHTNFHVCADDHCQRYQGTTRSHNPNVVKAVNETAGVVLAYHGVICDARFSKCCGGIAELFENCWEPVNHPYLTAVIDNPSAPEGFETNLTVEENAVPWLKNAPEAFCNTDDEEVLKQVLNEYDWTARDFYRWTVEYKQDELSALILKRSGNDFGKILDMIPVERGASGRLVKLKIVGSKKTLTVGKELEIRRWLSESHLYSSAFLVEKKDVVDGVPGKIILQGAGWGHGVGLCQIGAAVMGHKGYKYDEILNHYFKNIDLEKRY; the protein is encoded by the coding sequence ATGAGCATTCCTAATATTCACGTTGGCATAATGAGTGCCGATAAGATCGATTTTAATTTTCAGGGAGAATACCTGCTTGTCGGAACAGATCATGTTTTGGCAGGAGAGGGATCAGTTTGTATTGAAAACGAAAAGATACAGCTCGCCGGAAAGGAAATAAGTCAGAATAAATTGTATTTCGTGCCGCTTGAAAAGGGAAAGTCGGAGTTCGAACTAAAAGATGTTACCATCGGTGTAAATTTTCACTGGGAGCAAAAGGAGGATCAGAAATTTCAGGGGGCTTTGAAATTTATCATCGAAGAGGATAAAATTACTGCTGTAAATATTCTTTCGATTGAAGACTATCTGATCAGTGTGATTTCGTCGGAAATGAGTGCAAAAAGTTCGCTCGATTTGTTGAAGGCGCACGCCATAATTTCGCGCAGCTGGTTAATTGCACAAATTGAAAAGCAGGATAAACTTACCGATGCCGGAGAAACATATGAAAGCACTTTTAAATCTGACGAGGAGTACATAAAATGGTACGACCGCGAAGATCACACGAATTTTCATGTTTGTGCCGACGATCATTGCCAGCGCTACCAGGGAACAACGCGTTCGCATAACCCGAATGTAGTAAAAGCTGTTAATGAAACGGCCGGTGTTGTCCTTGCATACCACGGTGTGATTTGCGATGCGCGTTTCTCGAAATGTTGTGGTGGTATTGCCGAGCTTTTCGAAAATTGCTGGGAGCCGGTAAATCATCCCTACTTAACGGCTGTGATAGATAACCCGTCAGCTCCAGAAGGTTTTGAAACAAATCTTACTGTAGAAGAAAATGCAGTTCCGTGGTTAAAAAATGCACCGGAAGCTTTTTGTAATACCGACGATGAAGAAGTACTGAAACAGGTACTAAATGAATACGACTGGACAGCCAGAGATTTTTACCGCTGGACAGTGGAATACAAACAAGATGAGCTTTCTGCTTTGATCCTGAAGCGCTCAGGAAATGACTTCGGAAAGATTCTGGATATGATTCCGGTGGAACGTGGCGCTTCTGGACGATTAGTAAAACTGAAAATTGTAGGATCGAAAAAGACGCTAACCGTTGGAAAGGAGCTGGAAATCCGCCGTTGGTTGAGTGAGTCGCATTTATACAGCTCGGCATTTCTGGTGGAGAAAAAGGATGTTGTTGATGGTGTGCCGGGCAAGATTATTTTGCAGGGAGCAGGTTGGGGACACGGTGTTGGCCTTTGCCAGATCGGTGCGGCCGTAATGGGCCACAAGGGCTATAAATACGATGAAATTCTAAATCATTATTTTAAAAATATTGATCTCGAAAAACGATACTAA
- a CDS encoding fibronectin type III domain-containing protein, translating to MKNLKLTKSQTLKVSKKMVTFLFFLFLILFYTSASAQQQASLNEQLNKALTQKSSTAFYVGNENYLNGKRVSLDTMYFSPGNDTLYLYFNKALAEMPFRENSLSHVRDSIRNVLPDSLKNIPLKIWANQLPLHELVPNYYRNEISVDKNRLAPASRNRKNVVQKIRPYEILKGLDGANIALWNSHGWYYETSRDRWEWQRARLFTNLEDISPSSFVIPFIIPMLENAGANVFNARERDWQINEVVVDNDQSTGKSKFKKPRKRNDEDKGFAYSELIQGTTNPFLEGTAIRFEGRNKANVATYIPDFPAAGEYGVYVSYAKGDGPVTYRVTHSGGVSDFLVDQRMGYGTWIYLDKFYFNAGKDKKAAKVKLIAPEGEGKTFSADAVRFGGGIGNIVRNGKLGGLARFYEGARYNLQYSGAPDTLVWNLHNGEDDYKDDYMSRGEWVDWLMGVPFGPTKNRMAPGLEIPIDLAFAFHTDAGILPDNQIVGTLGIYSTDRDTSVFPDGQSKYASRDLTDLIQTQIVSDINAVYKSNWTRRGMWNSQYSEAYRPQVPTMLLELLSHQNLEDAKYVLNPKFRFDVSRAIYKGMLRFVTSQNGQDYVVQPLPVDHLNVLFTDGNAVKLAWKPVIDELEPTAVPEKYMVYKRIGDNGFDNGILVDKPEITLTDLEPGKVYGFMVTAVNAGGESFPSETVSVGIAESSKGKVMIVNGFDRIDGPAIFETDSLAGVWRFLDHGVAYGYEMSTTGDQYDFERKSVWLDDDSPGFGASYADLETTIFRGNTFDFSMIHGKSLLANGYSFVTSSDEAVEDGLADLNNYKLVDLLYGEEKKTYLPGNDSIPYFEIYTEKMINALSEYAKNGGNIFMSGAYVGTEVSKDKAQKERIGNLFGFKWRTNHAVKGGQFYSVNSNSNFTGAFNTDYTLEQYPVEAPDGIEAFDADGKTIFRYTENGISAGVYYENKHKSLVLGFPFESVKGQNERDALMREILKILEE from the coding sequence ATGAAGAATTTAAAACTGACTAAATCACAAACGCTTAAAGTAAGCAAGAAAATGGTAACATTCCTGTTTTTCTTGTTCTTAATTCTCTTTTATACTTCTGCAAGTGCTCAGCAACAGGCATCCCTGAACGAGCAGCTAAATAAAGCGCTAACTCAAAAAAGCAGTACTGCTTTTTATGTGGGTAACGAAAACTACCTTAACGGAAAAAGGGTGTCACTTGACACTATGTACTTTTCGCCAGGCAACGATACATTGTATCTTTATTTTAATAAAGCGCTGGCTGAAATGCCTTTTCGGGAAAACAGTTTGTCGCATGTTCGCGACTCCATTCGAAATGTTTTGCCCGATTCGTTAAAAAACATCCCTCTGAAAATTTGGGCTAATCAATTGCCTTTGCACGAACTGGTGCCTAATTATTACAGAAACGAAATTTCAGTTGATAAAAACAGGTTAGCACCGGCAAGCCGAAACCGAAAAAATGTGGTTCAGAAGATCAGACCATACGAAATCTTGAAAGGACTGGATGGAGCCAATATTGCGTTGTGGAACAGTCACGGATGGTATTATGAAACTTCGCGTGATAGATGGGAATGGCAGCGCGCACGTTTGTTTACCAATCTTGAAGATATTTCGCCGAGTTCATTTGTAATTCCTTTTATTATTCCAATGCTGGAAAATGCCGGCGCTAATGTTTTTAATGCACGCGAGCGCGACTGGCAGATCAATGAAGTGGTTGTTGATAATGATCAATCGACCGGGAAAAGCAAATTCAAAAAACCGCGTAAACGCAACGATGAGGATAAAGGATTTGCTTATTCTGAGTTGATACAAGGAACCACAAATCCTTTTCTGGAAGGAACAGCAATTCGGTTCGAAGGCAGAAATAAAGCAAATGTTGCCACCTATATTCCTGATTTCCCCGCAGCAGGAGAATATGGTGTATATGTTTCGTATGCAAAAGGCGACGGGCCGGTTACTTATCGTGTTACGCATTCGGGGGGAGTAAGCGACTTTTTGGTTGACCAACGAATGGGATATGGAACCTGGATCTACCTCGATAAGTTTTATTTTAATGCGGGGAAAGATAAAAAGGCTGCCAAAGTAAAATTGATAGCACCGGAAGGTGAAGGAAAAACGTTCTCGGCTGATGCAGTTCGTTTTGGCGGAGGAATAGGAAACATTGTTCGCAACGGCAAATTAGGTGGTCTTGCACGTTTTTATGAAGGTGCCCGTTACAACCTGCAATATTCCGGCGCACCCGACACGCTGGTGTGGAATCTGCATAACGGTGAAGATGATTACAAAGACGATTATATGAGTCGAGGTGAATGGGTAGACTGGCTAATGGGAGTACCGTTTGGCCCAACCAAAAACCGGATGGCTCCGGGATTGGAAATTCCAATCGACCTGGCTTTTGCATTTCATACTGATGCCGGAATTTTGCCCGATAACCAGATTGTAGGAACATTGGGTATCTATTCAACCGACAGAGATACTTCTGTTTTTCCTGATGGACAATCGAAATACGCCTCGCGCGATTTGACCGATCTTATACAGACACAGATTGTAAGCGATATAAACGCCGTTTATAAGAGCAACTGGACACGCCGCGGAATGTGGAATTCGCAATACAGCGAGGCTTACCGTCCGCAGGTACCAACCATGCTGTTGGAGTTATTGTCGCATCAAAACCTGGAGGACGCAAAATATGTGCTGAATCCAAAATTTCGTTTTGATGTTTCGCGTGCCATTTATAAAGGAATGTTACGTTTTGTAACATCGCAAAATGGACAAGATTACGTGGTGCAGCCTTTGCCGGTTGATCATTTAAATGTTTTGTTTACTGATGGAAATGCAGTGAAATTAGCATGGAAACCGGTAATTGATGAATTGGAACCAACCGCAGTTCCTGAAAAATATATGGTTTATAAACGTATCGGCGACAACGGATTTGATAACGGAATACTGGTCGATAAACCGGAAATAACATTAACTGATTTGGAGCCCGGTAAAGTGTATGGATTTATGGTTACAGCGGTAAATGCTGGTGGCGAAAGTTTTCCATCAGAAACAGTATCGGTAGGAATTGCCGAAAGCAGCAAAGGCAAAGTGATGATCGTAAATGGTTTCGACCGTATTGATGGACCGGCCATTTTTGAGACGGATTCACTGGCGGGTGTTTGGCGTTTCCTCGATCATGGAGTGGCTTATGGATATGAAATGTCGACTACCGGAGATCAGTACGATTTTGAGCGTAAATCTGTTTGGTTAGATGATGATAGTCCCGGTTTTGGAGCGAGTTATGCCGATCTGGAAACTACCATTTTCAGAGGTAATACCTTCGATTTTTCGATGATACACGGCAAAAGTTTGTTGGCCAATGGTTATAGTTTTGTAACGTCGAGTGATGAAGCTGTGGAAGACGGCCTGGCCGATCTTAACAATTACAAGCTGGTTGACTTGCTTTATGGCGAAGAGAAAAAAACTTATCTGCCGGGTAACGATTCCATACCATATTTCGAAATCTACACCGAAAAAATGATCAATGCGCTTTCTGAATATGCAAAAAATGGCGGAAACATTTTTATGTCGGGGGCGTATGTTGGCACAGAAGTTTCAAAAGATAAAGCGCAAAAAGAACGGATTGGAAATCTGTTTGGATTTAAATGGCGGACAAACCATGCAGTAAAAGGCGGACAATTTTATTCCGTGAATTCAAATAGTAACTTTACAGGTGCGTTCAACACTGATTATACATTGGAGCAATACCCCGTTGAAGCACCCGATGGAATTGAGGCCTTTGATGCAGATGGAAAGACGATCTTCCGGTATACAGAAAACGGAATTAGTGCAGGCGTTTATTACGAAAATAAACACAAATCGCTGGTGTTGGGATTTCCTTTTGAAAGTGTAAAAGGGCAGAATGAGCGCGATGCGTTAATGCGTGAAATACTGAAAATTTTAGAAGAATAA